The stretch of DNA GTTCTTTGGCTTTCAGTTTCTCCTTCACCCTCAAAAGAAGTGTTGTCTTCCAAGAATCCTACAAAACATTGACGTAAACACTCGATGTTGATCAAATGAGAGTTTAAGTTAACAATAACAACAGTTCATAACTGGGTTCAACATAGTAGTACACAAAATAATGAGAATTATTTTTCCTCAACGTTCATCTCGCAAATAAAATTGTAGAATTCTATTCCATTTTATGTTGTCTGACTGAAATTTCTCAATATAACcagtgcagaaaaaaaaaaatcttccaaCCTAtgtttttaaatgaataaatcaaTATTTCACGGGAACATTCAAAGCAGATGCAAATTAGAGACACAAGATCACTAGATTGCTGACATTTGGGttaattcaattttgatatgttcATTCTTCAAAAAGAATACAGATCTTAAttacattgaaaaaaataaaaaatcttgttGATTTGACGACAATTTGGAGCTTACCAGAGGGGTCATGCTATCAAATTCTTTTACAACTTCAGTAAACTTCGCAACATCTTCTTCATCAATTGCAGCAGCAATATCCTgtccatatttttaaaattgtcagTACATTATAACAAAACCAAACATTAATAAGAGCATTTTAACAGAGGAGCAGTTATTGATATGTCCACAACTAGCAACATACTGCAAGAAATCTATATTCACGCGTTCCTGAAAATGTTGGATCTAAATCCTGCACAAACAAATACATTCCAAAGAATTTAGTAACTGGTGATGTTATCAGAGTCTCAAGATGTAAATTCGTAGAAAATTTCGGACCTGATATCGCTCCAGTGCATTGGTAATAGCAACAACATCGCCTCTACAAAGTTGGCAAATGCCAGCATTAAGAAGATGTCCTTTAACTCCATACTTCAGCAAATTATTGTTTAGAGACTGGCGAGCAATCTCTTCATAAATCTCAACTGACCTCTGATATCTggagatatataaaaaaatagaacagTTCATATTGTATTTAACATACAGAGAAGGCTATGATAAAGTTTCTTGACATTATTCGGAGTTACTGCTCTAAATAGAAACCACCCCACACATCAAATATATGAATAAGATTAAATGCAGCAATCGGCTAATATTTGTGAAAACCACGTAACCCAGCGGTAGAGGCCAATATTTGCCAGCTTACTAAACCAAAAAACATAGTAAAGAACAAACACAGAACAATAGAAGAAAACTATCTTCAAGCATTATTATCAAGGCCCTCCTCACAGTTCATTGCAATAAGAGAAGATCAAAATAAgcagaaaataagaaaaatcttACTGTTCTAGCTGGGCAGAGTATTGAGCAACTTTTTGCTTGCACTGGTTTGCAGAAGTGTTcacttcttcattttcataaaaatcagCCGCTCTTTCAAAGTAAATTACTGCCTGCTCGATATTTTGTTCAGCCTCATATAACTCCGCAATTTCCTGCTCATACAGAAAAATTCAATCCAATCATGATACATGCACGACAATCCCTGCTAGAAAGCCCCAAAAAGCATTGTCAAATGGAAAAAGGATACctccaaataaaaataatagtaagaTACCTTCAAATATCTAGCAGCCATAGAGAGTCTTCCAatctcacaaaaaatatttacagCGTTGTCTAAGCAAGATACAGCCTCTgcattaaaaagaaacaaaaagaaccTCAGCATCGAAAATTCCATTAAGCACTGGCATGCATTAAACAATTTGATCACGGGCAAGCACACGTTAACTTTACCCCAAACACACGCACACAAACAATCAAAAAGAAACATGTTCAATTGTTCTCAAAAATATATTCCTAATGTATGTAAATTATAACCGCAAAAATACCAtttgtattagtttttttatagcAATGCGCAGCGTCAACATAAGCTTGGGCAGCTTCATGCTTGCTTTCCAACTACAACAATACAATTCGTCACAGCACGTAGAGAAAATCAAATCAGAACATATacacccaaaaaaaaaaaacgaaatagACTAGTTACCTTCAAATGACAATTCGCCAATTTGATGTACGTGGATCCTGCTTTGTCCCCTGAAACATGAATTAATTCCGAAAGCTTAACCAACACGACATGATCGGCATGCATTAATAATGATTAATCTAAGGATTTGGAGAAAATGAAGGTTACATGATTTGGCGAGCTTGTAGGAATTGGCGGATTTGTCGAAGAGATCAGCGGCGTCCTCGAATTTGGAGCCAAACAAACCCCAACCGTTGAGCCTCTTCTCTGCCTTGCTCTCGAAATCCTGGGCCCTAGCCAA from Vigna unguiculata cultivar IT97K-499-35 chromosome 8, ASM411807v1, whole genome shotgun sequence encodes:
- the LOC114193451 gene encoding alpha-soluble NSF attachment protein 2-like, which translates into the protein MGDHLARAQDFESKAEKRLNGWGLFGSKFEDAADLFDKSANSYKLAKSWDKAGSTYIKLANCHLKLESKHEAAQAYVDAAHCYKKTNTNEAVSCLDNAVNIFCEIGRLSMAARYLKEIAELYEAEQNIEQAVIYFERAADFYENEEVNTSANQCKQKVAQYSAQLEQYQRSVEIYEEIARQSLNNNLLKYGVKGHLLNAGICQLCRGDVVAITNALERYQDLDPTFSGTREYRFLADIAAAIDEEDVAKFTEVVKEFDSMTPLDSWKTTLLLRVKEKLKAKELEEDDLT